The DNA region TTCTATCTGTGGGACACGCCCGGCATGCTGTGGCCGCGCATCACCATCCCGCAAAGCGGCTACAAGCTGGCCGCCAGCGGGGCCGTGGGCAAGAACGCCTACGACGAGGAAGAGGTGGCGCTGGAACTGCTGGCCTACCTCAAGCAGCCCTACGCGCCGCTGCTGGAGGCCCGCTACAAGCTGGGGCTGAGCCCGGCGGCCATCGACGCCTTGCGGGAGGAAGAGCTGCTGGAGGCCATCGCCCGCAAGCGCGGGGCGGTGATGTCCGGCGGGCGCGTCAACCTGCAGAAGGCCGCCGAGCTGGTGATGACCGACCTGCGCAGCGCCGTCCTGGGCCGCATCACGCTGGAGACGCCGGCCGAGTTCGAGGCGTGGTGCACCGAGTCCGAGGCACTGGAGGCCGAACGCTCGGCCAAGAAGGCCGCCCGCGAGGCGCGCAAGGGCGGGCGCAAGCGGAGCGGTGCACCGGCGGGCGGCGCGGATTCGGAGGCCGGCGAAGAGTCTTGATGAAAAACGGCTCCAGCGCCCGTCCTGACTTCGCAGTCAGCTATTGAATTGATAGTTGGTCTGGTGTGGTGGCCCCGCGGCCTGTGCGCCGGGCTCTGGGCTCTGGGCTCTGGGCTCTGGGCTCTGCGCACGGCGGGCGTTGGCCGGGCGTTGAGCCCTTCCCTTCCATCACCCAGCGCCGCGCGTTCACCAGCGGATCGGTGCGTCCTCGCCGTGCCAGAAGATCAGCCGCCAGGCCTCGGCAAAGCGCGAGGTGCCGGCGGCGAACGGATCCAGCCCCGGCCCCTTGCGCAGCAGCACCAGGTAGCCGCCGCGGCTGCCCGCCACCAGCGTGCGCCCGTCGCGCGCCATGTCGAGGCCGCACAGTGCGCCGCCGCCGACAGGGTGGCGCCACAGTCCGGGGCCGGAGGCGGGGCGGTCCTGCAGATCGGCCCGCAACCCTCCGTTTCCGTCGCCACGCACCACCAGGCCTTGGGCGGTGGCTGTGGGCGCATCGCCCGCTGCCGGCCACGCAAGGCCGGCGGGCGCAGCCCCGTCAGCAGGCGGCACGCGCTGAACGCCTGTGGCATCCGTGCGGTAGAGGTGGCCGCTGCGGGTGCGCAGCAGCGCGGATTGGCCGTCGTCGCTGGGCAGGATCTGCGTAGGCCCAGCGGCGGCGGTCGCTGCGCCGTCCTCTTCCCCTGCGTTCGGCCCATCGTCCGAGAGGGCTTCCGCGGGCATCGGCAGGCGGGCCAGCACGGGGCCGTCCCAGCCCTCGCGCATGGTCAGGACGCCGTCACCGGCGTCTATGGCGAAGCAGGTGCGTGATGCCGACCGGCCCACGCTGCGCACACCGTCCAGCGGCTGCACCTGCAGCCCGTCCGCGCTGGCACGCAGCCACTGCGCAGCCTGGTCCTGGGCGGGGGCGATGCGCGCCACGATGGTGCCGCCGTCCAGCAGAAACACCGGGCCCACCGCCCGCCCCGCGGCGGCGGCGTGGCCGGCAAAGGCCTCGGGGGCGAAGGCGAACCGGTGGTGCAGGCGCGCGGCCAGGTCCGCATCGGCATGGCGGCTGACCACGCGCGCCAGCTGCAGCACGGTGTCGGCGCGGTGGCGGCGGGCGTCCTCCGGCCAGGGCG from Paracidovorax wautersii includes:
- the ylqF gene encoding ribosome biogenesis GTPase YlqF is translated as MAIQWFPGHMHSTRKAIGERIKDIDVVIELLDARLPGSSRNPLLAELTGHKPSVKVLNKQDVADPARTPLWLDWYNAQEGIRAIGLDASEPAPARRLIDACHALAPQRGGMAKPMRVLICGIPNVGKSTLINTLSKKSQAKTGDEAGITKLEQRITLADDFYLWDTPGMLWPRITIPQSGYKLAASGAVGKNAYDEEEVALELLAYLKQPYAPLLEARYKLGLSPAAIDALREEELLEAIARKRGAVMSGGRVNLQKAAELVMTDLRSAVLGRITLETPAEFEAWCTESEALEAERSAKKAAREARKGGRKRSGAPAGGADSEAGEES